From Passer domesticus isolate bPasDom1 chromosome 8, bPasDom1.hap1, whole genome shotgun sequence, a single genomic window includes:
- the FGFBP3 gene encoding fibroblast growth factor-binding protein 3, with product MRLPLALLALAALGAAGGGAGREEAEEARAGRFSTPEQQRCRWELRSAAAASELRLSCRAAGGGAARSCTYRGEPRRCPAFGARPWQYWRQILARLRRRRPHPCAPAAPLRARLCGPGRAPPEAQLRLLPEPGPGPEPSEQPAHSYCAERWHSLCSFFVGFWEG from the coding sequence ATGCGGCTGCcgctggcgctgctggcccTGGCCGCGCTGGGGGCcgccggcggcggcgcggggcgggagGAGGCGGAGGAGGCGCGGGCGGGGCGGTTCTCCACGCCGGAGCAGCAGCGCTGCCGCTGGGAGCTGCgctcggcggcggcggccaGCGAGCTGCGGCTGAGCTgccgggcggcgggcggcggcgcggcgcggagcTGCACCTACCGCGGGGAgccgcggcgctgcccggcctTCGGCGCCCGCCCCTGGCAGTACTGGCGGCAGATCCTGGCCcggctgcggcggcggcggccgcacCCCTGcgccccggcagcgccgctccgcgcccgcctCTGCGGCCCGGGCCGGGCGCCGCCCGAGGCGCAGCTGCGCCtgctgcccgagcccggccccggcccggagCCCTCCGAGCAGCCGGCGCACTCGTACTGCGCTGAGCGGTGGCACTCGCTGTGCAGCTTCTTCGTCGGCTTCTGGGAGGGCTGA